GAATGCCATAAATTTCCTGGAAGCGCATGGACGGTCGCAAAAGACCTTGCCGCCGCAGCGATGAAGTCGAAAAGTACGCTCCAAGAGGGGATAACCTCAGATGTCACCCAGTAAAAAAACAGTGATTTCATTACTCATCGCAGCGGCTCTCTTCGCCTTACCTGCACACTCTCTCGCAAAAAAAAGCGATCAGAAACAGGCGGGGGAAACTCCTGCCCGACACGACCTGGGCGAATCCCTGAAGCTAAAAATTCAGCCATCCAAAAAGAACATGAACGAGCTTACCTTTTTCGGAGGCAATTATCTGGGAGATAAATGGGGAAACAGCTGGGATATAGGAGGGATGTACACATTCTATTTCAACGACACTTTCGGAGTTGCTGCTAACTATGCCTACAGCAAAATATACGGAGACAGCTCCGACATATTCGAATCAAACCTGGCGAATGATAATGTTCACTCCGTTTTCGGAGCTGTTATACTTAACAACGATGCGGCCTTTCGCGCCGGCAAATCGATCATACAATGCGATCTGTTTGCAACGCTCGGCGGAGGAAGCATCCAGATAAATAACATCTGGAAATATCTGCTCGTAATAGGAGGAGGAATAAGGGTTTACACTCCTATACCATGGTTTGCCGTACGCTTTGATGTAAATTCATACATGCACCCTACTCCCGGCATCGGAGGTTCTGCATTTAACGCTGACATCCTCATGAACCTTGGATTTTCCGTGATGCTCCCTCCAAGAAAAATCGAAACAAAGACGCTGGTGGAAATGCCTGAGGTGGAAATTCCGTCCGTTGAGGAAGCAACGGATATAAACAGATAAATCATGGGCAAACACTTCAAGACCATAGCTGCAATATCGGCAATTGTAATATTGACCCTTGCCTGCTACGCGATCCATAAAAACTACAGCCTGTTATTCGTAATACTGATAGCGTTGATGGGCGGAGCCGGATATCAGATACGCAGAATGAACATTCGCTTCGAGGCCCTCAATTCCGAATTAAACCAGATATTCAACAAATCCACCAACGGGATGCTCATAGTGGACGAAGATCACAATATCCTTCAGGCCAACTACGCCATGTTGAAGATGACCGGATACGAACCCTCCGGCGCATCGCTCTCCCGGATCGTTGGAAAAAAATGCTACGACATATATCCGAACATCAACTGCAACAGCTCATCTTGCCCCTGCAAAAGGATTTTCGACGGAGAACAGTTTTTTGAACGGGATCTTACAATATCACTTAAGGACGGAAGTCAGGTCCACTGCATAGTGGCAGCGTCTCCATTCAGAAAAGACGGCGATAGGGCTATGAGCGTAATGCTCGACTATAAGGATATCACCGAGCGCAAGGAAAACGAAAAAAAGTTCGCACGCTACAGAACGCAGCTACAGACGATGGCATCCGAGCTCTCCCTAACGGAAGAAAGGGAACGAAGAAGGCTCGCCACAAACCTTCATGATAGCGTCAGCCAAAACCTTTTTATAACAAAGATGAAGGTAGGCGCATTGAGAAAATGCGAAAACCTCGTAAACAAAGACGAGGCTCTTTCGGAAATATACGGAAATATCGACAAAGCCCTCAGCGAAACGCGCACCCTTATATTTGAGATAAGTCCGCCGATACTCTACGAACTAGGCCTCGACAGCGCTCTCGAGTGGCTGTGCGATACGGCTGGTAAAAAACATGAGATCAAATTTTCCTACTCCAGCGATATGCAGGATAGGAAAGTCGACATAGATGTCGCAATTCTAATATTTCAGACGGCGCGCGAACTGATCAACAACGTGATAAAGCATTCCAGAGCCACCGAGGTTCAGGTGATGCTCAGGGCCGGCAAGGAGTACCTGAGGTGCGTGGTAGAGGATAATGGATCGGGGTTCGACGTTTCGACCGCCCAGCAGGATCTTGGCGGAAACGCCGGATTTGGGTTGTTCAATATCAAGGAGAGGCTCAGCTATTTCGAGGGCAACCTGCTGCTTGAATCGGAAATAGGCAAGGGAACAAAGGCGACCGTCATAGCTCCTTTCAAGAGCTATGCGAGAGAATACTCGGAGGAGAAGAACAATGAAAATTAAACTCCTGCTCGTTGACGACCACAAGATAGTTCGCGACGGAATGAGAAGCCTTCTCTCCGAAGGGAAGGAAATCTCCGTGATAGGCGAGGCAGAGAATGGTCGCCAGGCAGTCGCACTTGCGAAGGAGCTAAAACCCGACGTGATTCTAATGGACATAGCGATGCCGGATATGAACGGGATAGAGGCGGCAAGCCAGATCATCAGGGAAAACGAGAGAATCAAGGTTTTAATCCTGTCGATGCACTCCGAAAAGATGTTCGTATCGAAGGCCTTCGCCGCCGGGGTCTCGGGATATCTGCTCAAGGATTGTGATATAGAGGAAATTCTCTCGGCGATCCGCGCCGTACAGGCCAACCAGAAGTATATAAGCCCCCTTATCGCCGGCACCATAATCGAGGACTATCGCGACGGGCTTAAGGAACAGAAGGTCTCGATACTGACGGAACGCGAAAGGGAGGTCCTTCAGCTGATCGCCGAAGGCAAAACATCCAAAAAAATCGCCAACTTACTTGGCATAAGCACCAAAACCATAGACGTCCACCGGCAGCAGATAATGGATAAACTAAATATCCATACGATAGCCGGCCTCACCAGATACGCCATAAAAGAGGGGTTGATATCCTAGCTGACGCTTATCAGCTTCATCCCTTCGGCATCATTTTCAGCGTCATTGTTATGATGCAGTTAATCTAGTTACTTTTTCTCGGACAAATAGGGGTTTCTACCTATACCGAAAATCCGCGTTACATGAGAGTCTGCGCCCCGCAAAGGGGGATCCTCCCTCTTTCGTCTTTCACCAATAACGATATTCGAATGGAGGCTAAAAAATGTCGAACAACTCTTCCCAGAGCGTATCGGAGATACTCTCTCGTCATCCCAACGCGTCTAGGGACAAGCTGATCCCTCTGCTTCAAGAGGTGCAGGACAAGCTCGGATATCTCTCCGAAGATGCGGTAGTAGAAATAGGCAGGCATATGAGCATTCCGGCGAGCAAGATCTACGGTGTAGCGACTTTCTACAATCAATTCCGATTTCAGCCGAAGGGGAAATATCACATAATGCTCTGCCGCGGCACCGCATGCCACGTCAAGGGATCTTCAAAGTTGCTAGACGCAGTTGTAAAAACTCTAGGGATATCCCCTGGCAAAACCACCCGCGATCGAATGTTCAGCCTCGAAGTCGTGGCCTGCATGGGCGCTTGCGGTCTTGCACCGGTCGTCAACATCAACGGTGACTTCTACGCAAAGGCCACTCCTAACAAAATCGAAAAGATCCTAGCCGATTGCAGAGAAATGGAGAAAACAAATGTCACAGCATAACAACACCAGCAATAGCATCTGCGAGTCCTGGGCAAATTCGCCTGCTCCCACAGCGTCACTCCTTAAGGCAATCAAGTCGGGTCCGCTGGCAGGGAAAACGCCTGAAGAGGCAAAATCGAAGATCGCCTCCTTAAGGCGCGAAGACGTTTCGAAAGCCACCATCTTCGTCGGAACTGGAACATGCGGTCTTGGGGCAGGGGCAGGCAAAAGCCTGGAAGCCATAAAAAAATATCTCTCCGACAAAAAGATCGATGCGGAGATCGTGGAAGTTGGATGCATAGGGCTCTGCTCCGAAGAACCGATAGTCGATGTTCAGCTTCCGGGCAAAAGGCGCTTGAGCTTCAAAACCGTGACCGAAGAGAAGGTCGTAGGCGTCCTAGATTCCGTGTTCGTAGGAAAAGTTTCCGCTGACATGACGCTCGGACAGTTTAAAAATGACAAGCTCGCTGAGTGGCCTGAAGTTCCGCACATGCACCAGCATCCCTTCATGGCTCCCCAGCACAGGGTCGTGCTCGTAAACAGCGGCATCATAGATCCATCCAACATAGATGAATACATCGCGCGCGGTGGATATGCCTCGCTCGAACAGGTGCTCACAAAAAACACTCCGGAAGATGTCTGCAAAAGAATTTTGGAGAGCGGTCTGAGGGGGCGCGGCGGCGGCGGCTTTCCGACGGGCAAGAAATGGACCTTCGCCAGACAGGCAACGGGAGACCAGAAGTATCTCGTCTGCAACGCCGACGAAGGTGACCCGGGAGCGTTCATGGATCGCGCAGTCGGCGAAAGCGATCCTCACCGCCTCATAGAAGGAATGACAATCGCCGCCTACGCGATAGGGGCATCGAAGGCCTACATATACATCCGTGCAGAATATCCACTGGCGATCGATCACCTCGTCGAAGCGATAGAAACAGCCAAGAAATACGGCCTGCTCGGAGAAAATATCCTCGGCACTGGGTTCAACCTGGAAATCATGATAAAGAAGGGTGCTGGAGCATTCGTATGCGGAGAGGAAACGGCTCTCATCCACAGCGTCGAAGGAAAACGCGGGATGCCTAGGCCAAGGCCCCC
The nucleotide sequence above comes from Myxococcales bacterium. Encoded proteins:
- a CDS encoding response regulator transcription factor, translated to MKIKLLLVDDHKIVRDGMRSLLSEGKEISVIGEAENGRQAVALAKELKPDVILMDIAMPDMNGIEAASQIIRENERIKVLILSMHSEKMFVSKAFAAGVSGYLLKDCDIEEILSAIRAVQANQKYISPLIAGTIIEDYRDGLKEQKVSILTEREREVLQLIAEGKTSKKIANLLGISTKTIDVHRQQIMDKLNIHTIAGLTRYAIKEGLIS
- the nuoE gene encoding NADH-quinone oxidoreductase subunit NuoE, whose amino-acid sequence is MSNNSSQSVSEILSRHPNASRDKLIPLLQEVQDKLGYLSEDAVVEIGRHMSIPASKIYGVATFYNQFRFQPKGKYHIMLCRGTACHVKGSSKLLDAVVKTLGISPGKTTRDRMFSLEVVACMGACGLAPVVNINGDFYAKATPNKIEKILADCREMEKTNVTA
- a CDS encoding PAS domain-containing protein, translated to MGKHFKTIAAISAIVILTLACYAIHKNYSLLFVILIALMGGAGYQIRRMNIRFEALNSELNQIFNKSTNGMLIVDEDHNILQANYAMLKMTGYEPSGASLSRIVGKKCYDIYPNINCNSSSCPCKRIFDGEQFFERDLTISLKDGSQVHCIVAASPFRKDGDRAMSVMLDYKDITERKENEKKFARYRTQLQTMASELSLTEERERRRLATNLHDSVSQNLFITKMKVGALRKCENLVNKDEALSEIYGNIDKALSETRTLIFEISPPILYELGLDSALEWLCDTAGKKHEIKFSYSSDMQDRKVDIDVAILIFQTARELINNVIKHSRATEVQVMLRAGKEYLRCVVEDNGSGFDVSTAQQDLGGNAGFGLFNIKERLSYFEGNLLLESEIGKGTKATVIAPFKSYAREYSEEKNNEN